The following are from one region of the Siniperca chuatsi isolate FFG_IHB_CAS linkage group LG21, ASM2008510v1, whole genome shotgun sequence genome:
- the stat5a gene encoding signal transducer and activator of transcription 5A isoform X1 produces the protein MAVWIQAQQLQGDALHQMQSLYGQHFPIEVRHYLSQWIEGQLWDAVDLENPQEEFKAKRLLDSLIQELQNKAEHQVGEDGFLLKIKLGHYASQLKSTYDRCPLELVRCIKHILYTEQRLVREATNSSSPVVGMMDSMSQKYQQINQAFEELRLLTQDTENDLRKLQHNQEYFIIQYQESLRIQAQLTSLATLPPADRQLREPALLSKRATVETWLTREANTLQKYRLDLAEKHQKTLQLLRKQQTIILDDELIQWKRRQQLAGNGGPPEGSLDILQSWCEKLAETIWQNRQQIRRAEHLRQQLPIPGPIEELLNELNSTITDIISALVTSTFIIEKQPPQVLKTQTKFAATVRLLVGGKLNVHMNPPQVKATIISEQQAKALLKNENTRNDSSGEILNNNCVMEYHQTTGTLSAHFRNMSLKRIKRSDRRGAESVTEEKFTILFESQFSVGGNELVFQVKTLSLPVVVIVHGSQDNNATATVLWDNAFAEPGRVPFLVPDKVLWPQLCDAINMKYKAEVQSNRGLSEENLVFLAQKAFSSSSNNPDDYRNMTMTWSQFNRESLPGRNFTFWQWFDGVMELTKKHLKPHWNDGAILGFVNKQQAQDMLMSKPNGTFLLRFSDSEIGGITIAWVAENPNKAGERMVWNLMPYTTKDFSIRSLADRISDLNHLLFLYPDRPKDEVFSKYYTPPLSKAVDGYVKPQIKQVVPEFATANPDPATGNPTYMDHGASPAPVNHPHTYGIYPPMSDSMLDADGDFDLDDTMDVARHVEELLRRPVESQWGGQQS, from the exons ATGGCAGTGTGGATTCAGGCCCAGCAGCTCCAGGGAGATGCTCTGCACCAGATGCAGTCTCTGTATGGTCAGCACTTCCCCATTGAGGTGCGACATTATCTGTCCCAGTGGATAGAAGGCCAGCTCTG GGATGCTGTAGACCTGGAGAACCCACAGGAGGAATTCAAGGCCAAACGCCTGCTGGACAGTCTGATCCAGGAGCTTCAGAACAAGGCCGAGCACCAGGTGGGAGAGGATGGCTTCCTACTCAAAATCAAACTGGGACACTACGCCAGCCAGCTCAAG AGCACGTATGACCGCTGTCCTCTGGAGTTGGTCCGATGCATCAAACACATCCTCTACACAGAGCAGAGGCTCGTCAGAGAGGCCACCAAT TCGAGCTCTCCGGTGGTCGGGATGATGGACAGCATGTCTCAGAAATACCAACAAATCAACCAAGCTTTTGAGGAGCTTCGCCTGTTGACCCAGGACACTGAGAATGATCTGCGCAAGCTCCAGCACAACCAGGAGTACTTCATCATCCAGTACCAGGAGAGTCTCCGCATCCAGG CTCAGCTGACCAGCCTGGCCACGCTTCCCCCTGCTGACCGACAGCTACGGGAGCCCGCCCTTCTCAGCAAGAGAGCCACTGTGGAGACATGGCTGACCAGAGAGGCCAACACACTACAGAAATACAGACTG GACCTGGCAGAGAAGCACcagaaaacactgcagctgtTGAGGAAGCAGCAGACCATAATTCTGGATGACGAGCTGATCCAGTGGAAGAGACGGCAACAGCTGGCAGGCAACGGGGGCCCGCCGGAGGGAAGCCTGGACATCCTGCAGTCCTG gtGTGAGAAGCTGGCAGAAACTATCTGGCAAAATAGGCAGCAGATTCGGAGGGCAGAGCACCTCAGACAACAGCTGCCCATCCCCGGCCCCATTGAAGAGCTCCTCAACGAGCTCAACAGTACTATCACAGATATCATCTCAGCATTGGtcaccag TACCTTCATCATTGAGAAACAGCCTCCACAGGTGCTAAAAACCCAAACCAAGTTTGCTGCTACGGTGCGCCTCCTAGTGGGTGGGAAATTGAACGTGCACATGAACCCTCCACAGGTCAAAGCCACCATCATTAGTGAACAGCAAGCCAAGGCCCTGCTGAAGAACGAGAACACAAGGAA TGACAGCAGTGGGGAAATTCTCAACAATAACTGTGTGATGgagtaccaccagactacaggcACTCTCAGCGCTCACTTCAGAAACATG TCTTTGAAGAGGATCAAGCGATCTGACAGGCGAGGAGCAGAATCTGTCACAGAAGAGAAGTTCACCATTCTGTTCGAGTCCCAGTTTAGTGTTGGAGGCAATGAGCTTGTCTTTCAAGTAAAG ACATTATCACTTCCTGTAGTGGTGATAGTTCACGGTAGCCAAGACAATAATGCCACAGCAACTGTATTGTGGGACAACGCTTTTGCAGAGCCG GGACGGGTGCCTTTCCTTGTGCCAGACAAGGTGCTTTGGCCTCAGCTGTGTGATGCCATCAACATGAAGTACAAGGCTGAGGTGCAGAGTAACCGAGGCCTGTCTGAGGAGAACCTGGTCTTCCTGGCTCAAAAGGCCTTCAGCAGCTCCAGCAACAACCCTGATGACTACCGCAACATGACTATGACTTGGTCACAGTTTAACAGG GAAAGCTTGCCAGGAAGGAACTTCACATTTTGGCAGTGGTTTGATGGTGTGATGGAACTCACAAAAAAGCATCTCAAACCACACTGGAATGACGG agcCATATTGGGCTTTGTGAACAAGCAGCAGGCTCAGGACATGCTGATGTCCAAACCCAACGGTACTTTCCTTCTGCGATTTAGTGACTCTGAGATTGGAGGAATTACAATTGCCTGGGTGGCAGAAAATCCTAACAAAGCAG GTGAGAGAATGGTTTGGAACCTCATGCCCTACACAACCAAAGACTTCTCCATTCGCTCTCTGGCTGACCGCATCAGCGATCTCAATCACCTCCTGTTCCTCTACCCCGACAGACCCAAGGATGAGGTTTTCTCCAAATATTACACCCCACCACTCT ccaAAGCAGTGGATGGCTACGTGAAACCGCAAATCAAACAAGTGGTGCCCGA gtttGCTACAGCCAATCCAGACCCAGCAACTGGGAACCCAACCTATATGGATCACGGCGCCTCCCCAGCCCCTGTCAATCACCCTCACACCTACGGCATATACCCACCTAT GAGTGACTCTATGTTGGATGCGGACGGAGACTTCGACCTGGACGACACCATGGACGTGGCGAGGCATGTAGAGGAGCTCCTTCGGCGGCCTGTAGAGAGCCAGTGGGGCGGCCAACAgtcctga
- the stat5a gene encoding signal transducer and activator of transcription 5A isoform X2: MAVWIQAQQLQGDALHQMQSLYGQHFPIEVRHYLSQWIEGQLWDAVDLENPQEEFKAKRLLDSLIQELQNKAEHQVGEDGFLLKIKLGHYASQLKSTYDRCPLELVRCIKHILYTEQRLVREATNSSSPVVGMMDSMSQKYQQINQAFEELRLLTQDTENDLRKLQHNQEYFIIQYQESLRIQAQLTSLATLPPADRQLREPALLSKRATVETWLTREANTLQKYRLDLAEKHQKTLQLLRKQQTIILDDELIQWKRRQQLAGNGGPPEGSLDILQSWCEKLAETIWQNRQQIRRAEHLRQQLPIPGPIEELLNELNSTITDIISALVTSTFIIEKQPPQVLKTQTKFAATVRLLVGGKLNVHMNPPQVKATIISEQQAKALLKNENTRNDSSGEILNNNCVMEYHQTTGTLSAHFRNMSLKRIKRSDRRGAESVTEEKFTILFESQFSVGGNELVFQVKTLSLPVVVIVHGSQDNNATATVLWDNAFAEPGRVPFLVPDKVLWPQLCDAINMKYKAEVQSNRGLSEENLVFLAQKAFSSSSNNPDDYRNMTMTWSQFNRESLPGRNFTFWQWFDGVMELTKKHLKPHWNDGAILGFVNKQQAQDMLMSKPNGTFLLRFSDSEIGGITIAWVAENPNKAGERMVWNLMPYTTKDFSIRSLADRISDLNHLLFLYPDRPKDEVFSKYYTPPLSKAVDGYVKPQIKQVVPEFATANPDPATGNPTYMDHGASPAPVNHPHTYGIYPPILSECGLAPLCVLWQE; this comes from the exons ATGGCAGTGTGGATTCAGGCCCAGCAGCTCCAGGGAGATGCTCTGCACCAGATGCAGTCTCTGTATGGTCAGCACTTCCCCATTGAGGTGCGACATTATCTGTCCCAGTGGATAGAAGGCCAGCTCTG GGATGCTGTAGACCTGGAGAACCCACAGGAGGAATTCAAGGCCAAACGCCTGCTGGACAGTCTGATCCAGGAGCTTCAGAACAAGGCCGAGCACCAGGTGGGAGAGGATGGCTTCCTACTCAAAATCAAACTGGGACACTACGCCAGCCAGCTCAAG AGCACGTATGACCGCTGTCCTCTGGAGTTGGTCCGATGCATCAAACACATCCTCTACACAGAGCAGAGGCTCGTCAGAGAGGCCACCAAT TCGAGCTCTCCGGTGGTCGGGATGATGGACAGCATGTCTCAGAAATACCAACAAATCAACCAAGCTTTTGAGGAGCTTCGCCTGTTGACCCAGGACACTGAGAATGATCTGCGCAAGCTCCAGCACAACCAGGAGTACTTCATCATCCAGTACCAGGAGAGTCTCCGCATCCAGG CTCAGCTGACCAGCCTGGCCACGCTTCCCCCTGCTGACCGACAGCTACGGGAGCCCGCCCTTCTCAGCAAGAGAGCCACTGTGGAGACATGGCTGACCAGAGAGGCCAACACACTACAGAAATACAGACTG GACCTGGCAGAGAAGCACcagaaaacactgcagctgtTGAGGAAGCAGCAGACCATAATTCTGGATGACGAGCTGATCCAGTGGAAGAGACGGCAACAGCTGGCAGGCAACGGGGGCCCGCCGGAGGGAAGCCTGGACATCCTGCAGTCCTG gtGTGAGAAGCTGGCAGAAACTATCTGGCAAAATAGGCAGCAGATTCGGAGGGCAGAGCACCTCAGACAACAGCTGCCCATCCCCGGCCCCATTGAAGAGCTCCTCAACGAGCTCAACAGTACTATCACAGATATCATCTCAGCATTGGtcaccag TACCTTCATCATTGAGAAACAGCCTCCACAGGTGCTAAAAACCCAAACCAAGTTTGCTGCTACGGTGCGCCTCCTAGTGGGTGGGAAATTGAACGTGCACATGAACCCTCCACAGGTCAAAGCCACCATCATTAGTGAACAGCAAGCCAAGGCCCTGCTGAAGAACGAGAACACAAGGAA TGACAGCAGTGGGGAAATTCTCAACAATAACTGTGTGATGgagtaccaccagactacaggcACTCTCAGCGCTCACTTCAGAAACATG TCTTTGAAGAGGATCAAGCGATCTGACAGGCGAGGAGCAGAATCTGTCACAGAAGAGAAGTTCACCATTCTGTTCGAGTCCCAGTTTAGTGTTGGAGGCAATGAGCTTGTCTTTCAAGTAAAG ACATTATCACTTCCTGTAGTGGTGATAGTTCACGGTAGCCAAGACAATAATGCCACAGCAACTGTATTGTGGGACAACGCTTTTGCAGAGCCG GGACGGGTGCCTTTCCTTGTGCCAGACAAGGTGCTTTGGCCTCAGCTGTGTGATGCCATCAACATGAAGTACAAGGCTGAGGTGCAGAGTAACCGAGGCCTGTCTGAGGAGAACCTGGTCTTCCTGGCTCAAAAGGCCTTCAGCAGCTCCAGCAACAACCCTGATGACTACCGCAACATGACTATGACTTGGTCACAGTTTAACAGG GAAAGCTTGCCAGGAAGGAACTTCACATTTTGGCAGTGGTTTGATGGTGTGATGGAACTCACAAAAAAGCATCTCAAACCACACTGGAATGACGG agcCATATTGGGCTTTGTGAACAAGCAGCAGGCTCAGGACATGCTGATGTCCAAACCCAACGGTACTTTCCTTCTGCGATTTAGTGACTCTGAGATTGGAGGAATTACAATTGCCTGGGTGGCAGAAAATCCTAACAAAGCAG GTGAGAGAATGGTTTGGAACCTCATGCCCTACACAACCAAAGACTTCTCCATTCGCTCTCTGGCTGACCGCATCAGCGATCTCAATCACCTCCTGTTCCTCTACCCCGACAGACCCAAGGATGAGGTTTTCTCCAAATATTACACCCCACCACTCT ccaAAGCAGTGGATGGCTACGTGAAACCGCAAATCAAACAAGTGGTGCCCGA gtttGCTACAGCCAATCCAGACCCAGCAACTGGGAACCCAACCTATATGGATCACGGCGCCTCCCCAGCCCCTGTCAATCACCCTCACACCTACGGCATATACCCACCTAT CTTGTCTGAGTGTGGTTTGGCTCCACTCTGTGTCCTGTGGCAGGAGTGA
- the stat5a gene encoding signal transducer and activator of transcription 5A isoform X3 encodes MAVWIQAQQLQGDALHQMQSLYGQHFPIEVRHYLSQWIEGQLWDAVDLENPQEEFKAKRLLDSLIQELQNKAEHQVGEDGFLLKIKLGHYASQLKSTYDRCPLELVRCIKHILYTEQRLVREATNSSSPVVGMMDSMSQKYQQINQAFEELRLLTQDTENDLRKLQHNQEYFIIQYQESLRIQAQLTSLATLPPADRQLREPALLSKRATVETWLTREANTLQKYRLDLAEKHQKTLQLLRKQQTIILDDELIQWKRRQQLAGNGGPPEGSLDILQSWCEKLAETIWQNRQQIRRAEHLRQQLPIPGPIEELLNELNSTITDIISALVTSTFIIEKQPPQVLKTQTKFAATVRLLVGGKLNVHMNPPQVKATIISEQQAKALLKNENTRNDSSGEILNNNCVMEYHQTTGTLSAHFRNMTLSLPVVVIVHGSQDNNATATVLWDNAFAEPGRVPFLVPDKVLWPQLCDAINMKYKAEVQSNRGLSEENLVFLAQKAFSSSSNNPDDYRNMTMTWSQFNRESLPGRNFTFWQWFDGVMELTKKHLKPHWNDGAILGFVNKQQAQDMLMSKPNGTFLLRFSDSEIGGITIAWVAENPNKAGERMVWNLMPYTTKDFSIRSLADRISDLNHLLFLYPDRPKDEVFSKYYTPPLSKAVDGYVKPQIKQVVPEFATANPDPATGNPTYMDHGASPAPVNHPHTYGIYPPMSDSMLDADGDFDLDDTMDVARHVEELLRRPVESQWGGQQS; translated from the exons ATGGCAGTGTGGATTCAGGCCCAGCAGCTCCAGGGAGATGCTCTGCACCAGATGCAGTCTCTGTATGGTCAGCACTTCCCCATTGAGGTGCGACATTATCTGTCCCAGTGGATAGAAGGCCAGCTCTG GGATGCTGTAGACCTGGAGAACCCACAGGAGGAATTCAAGGCCAAACGCCTGCTGGACAGTCTGATCCAGGAGCTTCAGAACAAGGCCGAGCACCAGGTGGGAGAGGATGGCTTCCTACTCAAAATCAAACTGGGACACTACGCCAGCCAGCTCAAG AGCACGTATGACCGCTGTCCTCTGGAGTTGGTCCGATGCATCAAACACATCCTCTACACAGAGCAGAGGCTCGTCAGAGAGGCCACCAAT TCGAGCTCTCCGGTGGTCGGGATGATGGACAGCATGTCTCAGAAATACCAACAAATCAACCAAGCTTTTGAGGAGCTTCGCCTGTTGACCCAGGACACTGAGAATGATCTGCGCAAGCTCCAGCACAACCAGGAGTACTTCATCATCCAGTACCAGGAGAGTCTCCGCATCCAGG CTCAGCTGACCAGCCTGGCCACGCTTCCCCCTGCTGACCGACAGCTACGGGAGCCCGCCCTTCTCAGCAAGAGAGCCACTGTGGAGACATGGCTGACCAGAGAGGCCAACACACTACAGAAATACAGACTG GACCTGGCAGAGAAGCACcagaaaacactgcagctgtTGAGGAAGCAGCAGACCATAATTCTGGATGACGAGCTGATCCAGTGGAAGAGACGGCAACAGCTGGCAGGCAACGGGGGCCCGCCGGAGGGAAGCCTGGACATCCTGCAGTCCTG gtGTGAGAAGCTGGCAGAAACTATCTGGCAAAATAGGCAGCAGATTCGGAGGGCAGAGCACCTCAGACAACAGCTGCCCATCCCCGGCCCCATTGAAGAGCTCCTCAACGAGCTCAACAGTACTATCACAGATATCATCTCAGCATTGGtcaccag TACCTTCATCATTGAGAAACAGCCTCCACAGGTGCTAAAAACCCAAACCAAGTTTGCTGCTACGGTGCGCCTCCTAGTGGGTGGGAAATTGAACGTGCACATGAACCCTCCACAGGTCAAAGCCACCATCATTAGTGAACAGCAAGCCAAGGCCCTGCTGAAGAACGAGAACACAAGGAA TGACAGCAGTGGGGAAATTCTCAACAATAACTGTGTGATGgagtaccaccagactacaggcACTCTCAGCGCTCACTTCAGAAACATG ACATTATCACTTCCTGTAGTGGTGATAGTTCACGGTAGCCAAGACAATAATGCCACAGCAACTGTATTGTGGGACAACGCTTTTGCAGAGCCG GGACGGGTGCCTTTCCTTGTGCCAGACAAGGTGCTTTGGCCTCAGCTGTGTGATGCCATCAACATGAAGTACAAGGCTGAGGTGCAGAGTAACCGAGGCCTGTCTGAGGAGAACCTGGTCTTCCTGGCTCAAAAGGCCTTCAGCAGCTCCAGCAACAACCCTGATGACTACCGCAACATGACTATGACTTGGTCACAGTTTAACAGG GAAAGCTTGCCAGGAAGGAACTTCACATTTTGGCAGTGGTTTGATGGTGTGATGGAACTCACAAAAAAGCATCTCAAACCACACTGGAATGACGG agcCATATTGGGCTTTGTGAACAAGCAGCAGGCTCAGGACATGCTGATGTCCAAACCCAACGGTACTTTCCTTCTGCGATTTAGTGACTCTGAGATTGGAGGAATTACAATTGCCTGGGTGGCAGAAAATCCTAACAAAGCAG GTGAGAGAATGGTTTGGAACCTCATGCCCTACACAACCAAAGACTTCTCCATTCGCTCTCTGGCTGACCGCATCAGCGATCTCAATCACCTCCTGTTCCTCTACCCCGACAGACCCAAGGATGAGGTTTTCTCCAAATATTACACCCCACCACTCT ccaAAGCAGTGGATGGCTACGTGAAACCGCAAATCAAACAAGTGGTGCCCGA gtttGCTACAGCCAATCCAGACCCAGCAACTGGGAACCCAACCTATATGGATCACGGCGCCTCCCCAGCCCCTGTCAATCACCCTCACACCTACGGCATATACCCACCTAT GAGTGACTCTATGTTGGATGCGGACGGAGACTTCGACCTGGACGACACCATGGACGTGGCGAGGCATGTAGAGGAGCTCCTTCGGCGGCCTGTAGAGAGCCAGTGGGGCGGCCAACAgtcctga